From the Corythoichthys intestinalis isolate RoL2023-P3 chromosome 6, ASM3026506v1, whole genome shotgun sequence genome, the window agagcattcacagtcattttgtccgattttcagggcatttacagatcacttgctgttcattttagggcatttacaggtcattttctattgagttcgagtcactgcctattcatttgggtgattcccaggtcatttcctgttgtgtaactcaaaataaacaggaagggacccataaaataccccaaaatcaacaggaagtaactgaaaatgaacaggtaaatgaccttaaatgtctcaaaattacctcattgcctggcattttcagccactaccggccgtagacgttcaatcccgtttaaagtgggagggatggcagcgaatgaacgaatggttTTGCAGGCCCATGACGAGGAAAATATTTATTGATCAGAACACTCCTTTTACTATTGCTTATTTAGTTTCCTAAGGAAGGAATTAATAGGATCTCCCTTGCTGCTTCTACTATGTGTGCGTGTACATACCGAGGTGCCATTGATGCTCCAAGAAACAGATGGCTTTGGGGAGCCCTCGGCCTCACAAATCAAGACTTTATGTTGACCATCTTCACTACGTTGTTTGGACAGCTGTTTGATCACTGGAGCGCCTGCAACGGGATGCTGTTATTGagatgtgcccccccccccccccccactttaataaacacacacacacaaaaatactcACACACGTCAAAATTTAAAGTAAAGACTCCAAAGCAAAAGCTGGAGTCATCACTTTCTTTTTCACCGAGATGATTGAAACTGTCATCCTATCACTTTGGGAGACCTCGTTTTGTTGTGAAACAGCATTGATAACAGACTAAGAAAAGCAGACTAATTAGTAAAAAGGACTTCAGTTCCTTAATCCTGTCTCCTTCCACTTTAAGTGCAGAGCTGTCAGGGACTTTGTGGAGTCTCAGCTCGTTGCCTGGCAACAGCTCCTGGACAGCTGGGCACAAAAATATCGCGAAATCACAATGGATCATTTTTGACTCTGCGTCTATTTATATGCAAAAATGAGAGGGCTTGCTAATTTGTGCTAATCGTGAGTGATTCTTCATTTTAATAACAGTCACGGTCACGGAAGGAATTTACCATATTTTTGGACTTTAAGTCACACCAGAGTATAAGCAGCAGCAGCTAAGAAATACTGTTATTATGatcaaatattatttaatttaattaacactaaaatggagaacaacaggCCAAATGGTAAAGGTGCACCAGTCGATCGGCAGGCCGGTTTGATAGATTTTGGGGAATCGGTGACCGGTCATCACTGAAAACACTGTACAACCAATTATGTTCACCGCTCACGTCTGCTGTAACTTGGCCACATTAGCCCACGAGCAATTCATAATTGTTTTGTGACCGCTAGATGGCCTTCTTTACTTTGTGAGGGAATTTAGTCAGATAATACCTGTTGTTTAGTCAATGCTCACTTTTGGCTCACATGCAGACTTTTTCCATAGTTAAAAGATattaaaatacgaaaaaaaTAAAGACTCCAAGACCTTATATAGTTTAGTTGTTGTCCCCCAAAATGTATTATCTATTTCCTTAAAAATAGTGACTCTTTTTTTGTACACTAGCGGTGCAAAGACCCTTAAATTTAGTTTAATAGTACAGTACATAAGACGTGCATGGGCCATTAAAAATACTCTTTATATCATTTCCCCACATACTAGGGGCccggttctttttttttcagattaaaaaaaaaaaaaaagttttccttTCAAATAATTCATTAAATTTATTTCAATCCATGAAAATGGTGCTTTACCTACCGTGAGTGATTTGTTTCCCACCAATGCAAATTCAACGGCCATCAATTATTTTGCTATTTTGCAATAACGTTAGTGACGGTTGTCCATTGTATAGCACAGTGcttcttaattattttctgtcacaccCCCCTTTTACTGATCTAGCACTCACAATTGTTGTTGTTCAGTAGGACGATTGTTGTTAATCgttggcacattttcgctgaaaacaaTTAAGCGGCTAATTAATGTGATTGGGgtgtaatgtctttaagtgatgtcttaattgatttggcttggccaacatttttagacacagtaaacatatTGGTCTTTCCGCGTCTCCCACAGCTGCTGCTCCCCGTCTGTGGAACGCCCCTCCCAGACCACCTCAGAGCCCCGCAGACAGTGGATGCCTTTAAAAAAGGTCTAAAAActtacctttttaaaaaagcttaccCTGGCTAATTTTATCTTATTTTATCTGATTTCTATCTAATTTTATCTATGtttctatttttgcttttactcttttattctaagtctttttattttcttttacatggtaatgtgcactttgagatttgtttttcaaatgtaaagtgtgttatgaataaaatgtattattattaaaagtGAAGCGAAACGCTACATatgctttgtcatattttatcGTCTCGGCTTTCGGGAGACATCTCCGACATCCCTGTCAGATATTGTTTCATGGTGTCGCTGAAGGTTTTGTTCAATGCACTTCATGTCTCCTGCTCttagctgtgtgctcttgtttggagcaaaaatactgcacacactctAAAAATgacagcgccactgccacccactgagtggatgtgcaattactctttattctagtatggcaaaaaactATGTTACCCAAGGtcatatgccccccccccccccccaatagctTTGCGCCCCCTGGGGAAACACGCCGCATTATTAGAGAGGGACTGGTATAGCACATTAGAGGGCCACAGACCATCATTAGAATTTACCATATATATGTAGTATACTACACCAGCAATGTGTGTTGTGTTATGAACTTACCTTCAACAATCAAGTCAAAAGAAGCTTTCTCGGTAAGTGCACCCATCTTCACTTCACTCTCATAGTGGCCAGAATCCGAGTACTGCAGCTTGTTAAACGTGGGCTCTTTGTCCATCTTGACATTGTCCTGATTAGATAAAAACAGTAGTTTTCATTTCAAGAACAAACTCATTCTTCATGGCAGTCACTTTCAGCGCCAAGAGTTGTTATACTTTTTTACCTTGGTCCAGGAGACTTTTGATTCCCCCGAAGAGTCGATCTGGAAAGATAGCTCCAAGGCCTCCCCGGCTGTCTTGATGATCTTCCCAGAGGGGTTTAAATTGATGTCTAAGTCTAAAAGAGAAAGAGGTGAGAGGGTGGAGAAACGACGGCTCGCAGCTCTGACAAGCTTGGAGATATTTCTATTATTAACTACACTCCTCTCACTGCGCCTTAGCTTATTAGCGGAGGCTGACACAACAAAGCGGGTGAGACCAAGAGATCTGAACATTACGGGGCAAACATACTTCACTCCCGACAGCAACACCAGAGGCtccaaaaaaaggagaaaaatgacAGCACTGATGGAACCATTTTGAGGAAAAGCACAGCGTGACGTCTTACAATTGACTGTGATGTTCTTGGATGCCATCATGGCTGGGTTGTCAATTAGGGAACATCTGTATTCACCGGTGATATCACGTGAGACAGCAGTGAGGGTGTATCTATCAGTGTTTTTCACAGGAACCACTTCACCCTGgaaacacgcgcacacacaaaaGCCACTGATTGTCGGGACATGATCAGACAGATTCATTACAGGTCATTCACTGAAGGCTCATTAGTACACCTTCAGGTGGAAGTTGAAGCTGGTTGGTGCCGGATTGCCGTCCGCTACGCACTTGAGGGTCACGTTTTCCCCTTCCACCAGAGGTTCTGGGGCAAGCACCTGCAGCACAATGTTCTCCGTGGAGTCTGGAATGAGGATTAACGAAATACAGTTTAATGCTATTTCTCTACAACTGAGGACCAcatatttttttgcacattgcacatttttagcaattatgttcaaacttaaaaaatgtaGACAACACTGTTATTTTGTGCATCCCAGTGGAAAGAATCTTGTTCTTTGAATTTCTAATATTGGGAATTCAATTTTTCTGATACGTAATAGTGGAGGAAAAGGTAAACAGAAGTCAGTATTTCCTGAAAGTGGCCGCTCGAAATGggggcagacattttatcaatggCGGTACTatattagccaatcaaatgcgagTATCAGAGATTGGCTTCTCGTCCTTGTGACATCATTACTACTTATCACATGCATCTACACTGCTGGttgaaagtattggcacccctgcaatgctgtcagctaatgctcaatttctgccagaaaatgattgcaattacaaatgctttggtagtaatatcttcatgtgtttattttcttgcaatgaaaaaacacaaaagagaatgaagaaaaaaatttaatcgttatcattttacacaaaactcaaaaaatgggccggacaaaagtactggcaccctcagcctaatacttggtcttggttgaaaaatgcattatcgtgcatcactagtgaaTATCCTCAGTTAAACAGGGTTTGAGTGTAATAACACTGTAAATACAAATGTTTTTGGATGGAGCCATAATTGTTGAGTGAGGGCACTGCTTTTTACCATagacaacgttttttttttttttttttttaaagaataattCTGACCACTGACAATGTTTTGAGAGACACAAAAAGCAAGcaaaaatgactgaaaaacatgaAGCATAATTTACAGTAGTTTGTGTCTTTGACAACAAACTCTCAGGCTCCCTGGTGTGAAAAGTACACCATCTTATTTGGAGGCCATGCCAAGCAAGCAGCTTCAATATTTAATGCAGCTTCTGCATTAATCTTATTTCGCTGCTCATCCCTGCAACACTTAAGACCAAAAGTCtcggcttttttttcttctttcagatTACCTGCTTAACAGAGTTgggttgtataaaaaaaaataattcagtcaAGGAAGGTGAACACAAGTCAGACTTATTTTTCCAGTCAAGATGATGAAATACAAAGAAACATTCCTTTTTGTGTCTAAAATGAGAGAAGTTAAACAACTCACATGTGACGGTGAAGGTGAGTGCAGATGACTCCAGCTGTATGCCCAAGTTATGCTGAACGCTGCAGGAGAACTGGGCATCGGTGTCATCCTTCGTGGCTGAGTACTCCAACGTGGAGGAGGTGCTCGACAGGCCGCTCACGGGGTCCACCTGCACTGAGGCTCGGATGGAAACACCTGTGCCGATAAACAACAAGCTGCCAGAGAGCCCCCAAAGCACACAGGAGCACCATcccaatacacaaagtcaaacTCTGGCACTTTTTAATGACATATTTAATTACTTAAGCCCCCATGTGAAAATTCTGTTGACTCTCCTTTAACATGCACTACAAATAGACTCCAATGGGAACTCTGGActaggacaaaaaaaaacaaaaaaaaaaacaacgataTACGAACAAACCACAACAATGGGCAAATGTGGATCTACTGGATTCAATATTGAATAATATTGGACCCAGCATTCAATTTTAAACAATTCAACAGGAGATTGAAGAGTAAGCTTAGAAACAGCAGTAttttaaagggaaagacaacacCATTATCATGTCCATCCCAGTGGGAAGAATATGATTTAATAAACTGAAAAAACATAGAATTTGATTATTCTGATGTAAAATAGTGGAGATAGAtgtaaataaaagccagtatttcTCGCAAATGATCAACCTTAGTGCGGGTAGACATTTAATCAGTGCattactattttagccaatcaaatgtgaataTTCCAAACTGCCCACCAgttttgttttcgtcaacgatgacgtcaacgtaaatattttgtcaacaaacacatttttcatgacaatgacgaaatgattacgagctaaaaacggtgttttgggagactaaaacatgacacgaatgccagttttcgtctgaagaGACGAGAACGAAACGAAAATGTGtaatagtttctgtcacatgttcacaatgtttgacattttatgtgtagttagcctgtatcgtagcagtgtctggttgtgtcactcatgtgacgtgctgcagctctctaggcgtgcacacacggtaagatttgttttcttatcttggccagagagaatatgcaatgttgctttggcCTTAAGTTTCTGTGcttagtgatcatcacacactaaatgtaactcataacaTTATCATAGCGttcgcattaggctaatgctaatggcggGCCTCGTCTTAAACTCACAGACAACATTGGTTTACATACagctcgtggcgtccaggtgggtacaattaattgaaaataatgtaccgttttcctgctaaatgtgtattatcaccaagttggcgttgtccttgtagacggtaCAATATGTGCTTATCTTACAATGTTCATTTAATATAGTTGGAAaactttatttaattatttttttggggactaaaatgttaatgttataattttacagacaaaaccaTTTTTAAGTAAACGTCGaccaaaactagacaaaattagtcttgagttttcgtcaactaaaactagaaaagaaaaatacatttcaagatgactaaaatatgactaagactaataagtattatcctccaaaagactaagacaaaaataaaaagggctgccaaaaacgacACTGCTGTCCACCCTTCCTCATTATCTTATATATATTAAAGGTGCATCAGAGCTTTTTTCATAATCAGGGATTGGTGACTGGTCAATCACAAAAAATACGACTGATTTTGTCCCACCGTTTgcatctagagcaggggtgcccaagtccagtcctccagagtcctatccagcttgttttccctcctttaacacatatgaatcaaatgatcagctcatctgcAGGTCCCTGATACCAATCTTGATTAAATGATTCACATGTGTTGGAGGAggtagacatggaaaacaagctggatagggactCTCGAGGACAGGACTTAGGCACCCTGATTTAGCGTATCTAGCTCAGGGGTGgaaaaactattccacaaagggctgcagtgggtgagGGCGTTTGTTcacacccatcatgaggacggcCTTTCACCAATTTAGTTTCTTAAGGCCAAATCATACCGGACGCATTTGCGGTCAGGGCCCGGCAAGATGTAACACCGTGTCCATTCTATCCTATTGTTCCAATTATACCGGAAAGTCAGCGCTACGAATTGACTGCGGACAATCTCCGACGTGCTGGAGTCCGCCAGATGGTTTGgacttttttctatttttgccagagacgcatccgtcaaaatgggcggagtcTGGAGTCAACAGGCCGGGTGTTTATTCAcagtttaaacaccagcgaacattGATGAAGAATGCTTCATCATGgaagtggaaagtcacaaagtgatttacgATTCAGCAGATCCTTTTTATAAGGACaatattaaaaaggaagctgcatggaacgccatagcagaagctatgaggatggATGGTGAGTTTTCTAGTTATGTAagttatgtaccgtatttttcgcactacaagtcgcacctgagtataagtcgcacctgccataaaatgcccaacgaagagaaaaaaaaaaacacaagtcgcaccggagtataagtcgcatttttgggggaaatttacttgataaaatccaacacatagaacagatatgtcatcttgaaaggcaatttaataataagtacagtgcatgaacaacgaaatgtgaatatactgtcctcaccaggacgctacggctcggtcctggctatacggcgaactcccaaatgacgatgctggacgtccgtataatttgctgaatcaattaataaataaataataattagtaactaataaatgataattaggtgctcttacagcaatgacataaaccATAGGGGTCAAACcagttccacaaagggccaagtgggtgctggatttggttccaaccgataccgcggaaaaagtttaaccaatgatttttctgttgaaacaagcagcacctgacaaagtttaactgattacccatgtaagagatcagattggtcaaaaggtgtcctcttcattggtcaaGAAGAGGTTGGAAAGAAaatctgcacccacttggccctttatggagtcagtttgacaccagtgacataaacggttagcatgcgttcgctagaattagcacatcgttcaaacaaccacacaactggctctaagtgtccgatcgcgggtggaaaacacaacaacaacagaaaagatgatacacacaggcgttgcctctgtagagatatttttaaagcataaacaatcaacataggttcgcagccgtgtttctctctcactAACTTGCCCACTCACTCACAGCTACGTGAGACTGTCCGTCTTctcctggcgtgtgagcgctcttcttcacgtaaacaagtgcgagtgcgtgggcgtgaaagcgccacaaactaaaagcatgcatttcaatataaaaaagtcaataatccaattgaacacatattgccaaaggcagaacgcgaacatggccagagctattaagagttattcagataactatagcataaagaacatgctaacaagtttaccaaaccatcagtgtcactccaaaacaccaaaataatatgtgaaatatcataatgtgttaataatttcacacataagttgctcctgaatataagtcgcacctccagccaaaatatgaaaaaaaaaacaaaaaaacaaaaaaaacgcgacttatagtccgaaaaatatggtaatttaaaacCGTAATTAAATACCGTCACAAACCtatggtaaaagcaaaaaaactccgggaaaa encodes:
- the LOC130918083 gene encoding CD166 antigen homolog A-like isoform X3 is translated as MHLLSAGSVVLFVATILRQVSGLETVVGLYGQTLEIPCNKEAMNAEDVVITKWKYDKGDGLSGDLLVKKKNKDVSISATDEYKSRISLATNSSLILSAPKLSDQRTFTCMVVGSSDISEYPVNVVIYKAPAGVEVSDKAQELEIGKFTKLATCVAKDTNPAVNITWMRNNKPLVDSGKGVSIRASVQVDPVSGLSSTSSTLEYSATKDDTDAQFSCSVQHNLGIQLESSALTFTVTYSTENIVLQVLAPEPLVEGENVTLKCVADGNPAPTSFNFHLKGEVVPVKNTDRYTLTAVSRDITGEYRCSLIDNPAMMASKNITVNYLDINLNPSGKIIKTAGEALELSFQIDSSGESKVSWTKDNVKMDKEPTFNKLQYSDSGHYESEVKMGALTEKASFDLIVEGAPVIKQLSKQRSEDGQHKVLICEAEGSPKPSVSWSINGTSLDESPFINGKVTHKITIVPTVNLTVSCTVSNEFGVDTRDIIVSSPNQLFAC